The Flavobacterium piscisymbiosum genome includes a region encoding these proteins:
- the ilvC gene encoding ketol-acid reductoisomerase, translating to MANYFNTLPLRLQLEQLGVCEFMEQSEFADGISALAGKKVVIVGCGAQGLNQGLNMRDSGLDISYALRADAIAEKRASYKNATENGFKVGTYEELIPTADLVCNLTPDKQHTAVVTAIMPLMKNGSTLSYSHGFNIVEEGMQIRKDITVIMCAPKCPGSEVREEYKRGFGVPTLIAVHPENDPNGFGLDQAKAYAVATGGHKAGVLKSSFVAEVKSDLMGEQTILCGLLQTGSILCFDKMVEKGIDPAYASKLIQYGWETITEALKHGGITNMMDRLSNPAKIEAYEIAEELKDIMRPLFQKHQDDIISGEFSRTMMIDWANDDKNLLTWRAATGETNFEKTAPQDAPISEQEYFDNGVLMIAMVKAGVELAFETMTEAGIIEESAYYESLHELPLIANTIARKKLFEMNRVISDTAEYGCYLFDHACKPLLTEYMKTVETNIIGKPFSTSNGVDNAILIAVNKEIRQHPIEEVGTWLRESMTAMKKIG from the coding sequence ATGGCAAATTATTTCAATACATTACCACTTAGATTACAATTAGAACAATTAGGAGTTTGCGAATTTATGGAGCAATCAGAATTTGCAGACGGAATTTCGGCATTAGCAGGAAAAAAGGTTGTCATTGTAGGCTGTGGTGCACAAGGTTTGAATCAAGGTTTAAACATGAGAGATTCTGGTTTAGACATTTCATATGCATTACGTGCAGACGCAATCGCTGAAAAAAGAGCTTCTTATAAAAATGCTACTGAAAACGGTTTCAAAGTAGGTACTTATGAAGAATTAATTCCAACTGCTGACTTAGTTTGTAACTTAACACCAGACAAACAACATACTGCTGTAGTTACCGCCATTATGCCATTAATGAAAAACGGTTCGACTTTATCTTACTCTCATGGTTTTAATATTGTTGAAGAAGGAATGCAGATTCGTAAAGATATTACAGTAATTATGTGTGCTCCTAAATGTCCTGGTTCTGAGGTTCGTGAAGAATACAAAAGAGGATTTGGTGTACCAACTTTAATTGCTGTTCACCCAGAGAATGATCCAAACGGTTTTGGTTTAGATCAGGCAAAAGCTTATGCAGTTGCAACCGGAGGACACAAAGCAGGGGTTTTAAAATCATCTTTCGTTGCTGAAGTAAAATCAGATTTAATGGGTGAGCAAACTATTCTTTGTGGATTATTGCAAACCGGATCTATTTTATGTTTTGATAAAATGGTAGAAAAAGGAATCGATCCTGCGTATGCTTCAAAATTAATTCAGTACGGATGGGAAACCATCACTGAAGCTTTGAAACATGGAGGTATTACAAACATGATGGATCGTCTTTCTAACCCTGCAAAAATTGAAGCTTATGAAATTGCTGAAGAATTAAAAGACATCATGCGTCCTTTATTCCAAAAACACCAGGATGATATTATTTCAGGAGAATTCTCTAGAACGATGATGATTGACTGGGCTAACGACGATAAAAATTTATTGACCTGGAGAGCTGCAACAGGAGAAACTAACTTCGAAAAAACAGCTCCACAAGATGCTCCAATTTCTGAACAAGAATATTTTGATAATGGAGTTTTAATGATTGCAATGGTAAAAGCTGGTGTAGAATTGGCTTTCGAAACAATGACAGAAGCTGGAATCATCGAAGAGTCAGCTTATTATGAGTCATTACACGAATTACCTTTAATTGCAAATACAATCGCAAGAAAAAAATTGTTTGAAATGAACCGTGTTATTTCGGATACAGCAGAATATGGTTGTTATTTATTCGATCATGCCTGTAAGCCGTTATTGACTGAGTACATGAAAACTGTTGAAACTAATATCATAGGAAAACCATTCTCGACTTCTAACGGAGTAGATAATGCTATTTTAATTGCAGTAAACAAAGAAATTCGTCAACATCCTATCGAAGAAGTAGGAACATGGTTGAGAGAATCAATGACTGCAATGAAAAAAATTGGATAA
- the ilvN gene encoding acetolactate synthase small subunit has translation MEDKTFTISVYSENNVGLLNRISGIFLKRHINILSLNVSESEIENVSRFIIVVDTTEKWVKNIVGQIEKQIEVIKAFYHTDEETIYLENALFKIASSLLFDEKQIQNIIKESQATIVTVSRDFFVISKSGRRSEIEELYAKFKPYGIMQFVRSGRISVSKQKMEISTLLETFK, from the coding sequence ATGGAAGATAAAACATTTACCATATCGGTATATTCAGAGAATAACGTGGGATTGCTAAATAGAATATCAGGAATATTCTTAAAGCGACACATTAATATATTAAGTCTAAACGTTTCAGAATCAGAAATAGAAAATGTTTCAAGATTTATTATTGTAGTAGATACAACAGAAAAATGGGTTAAGAATATTGTTGGTCAAATCGAAAAACAAATCGAAGTCATAAAAGCTTTTTATCACACAGATGAAGAGACTATTTATCTTGAAAATGCTTTGTTTAAAATTGCATCAAGCTTGTTGTTTGATGAAAAGCAAATTCAAAATATCATCAAAGAAAGTCAGGCTACTATAGTTACAGTTTCTCGTGATTTCTTTGTGATTTCAAAATCAGGACGACGTTCAGAAATAGAAGAATTATATGCAAAATTTAAACCGTACGGCATTATGCAATTTGTACGTTCGGGAAGAATATCAGTTTCTAAACAAAAAATGGAAATTTCAACATTATTAGAAACATTCAAATAG
- the acs gene encoding acetate--CoA ligase, with product MSYYKIENLEQYFKHYNKSIREPRKFWGKIAEENFTWYQQWEKVVDFNMADAEVKWFTEAKVNITKNCIDRHLSKRGEKTAIIFEPNDPSEDALHITYNELYERVSKMANVLREQGVRKGDRVCIYLPMIPELAVSVLACARIGAIHSVIFAGFSASAVSARINDCECKMVITADGGYRGNKTIDLKGIVDEALDTCSSVSKVLVVKRTYTTIKMKDGRDQWLQPLLDEALDNSVAEIMDAEDPLFILYTSGSTGKPKGMVHTTAGYMVYTAYTFKNVFSHEENDIFWCTADIGWITGHSYILYGPLLNGGTTVIFEGVPSYPDFSRFWDIIEKHKITQFYTAPTAIRSLAKESLDYIQKYPLKSLKVIGSVGEPINEEAWHWFNDHVGDKRCPVVDTWWQTETGGIMISPIAFVTPTKPTYATLPLPGIQPVLMDEKRNEIEGNQVVGSLCIKFPWPGIARTIWGDHQRYKDTYFSAFPGKYFTGDGALRDEVGYYRITGRVDDVVIVSGHNLGTAPIEDAINEHPAVAESAIVGFPHDIKGNALYGFVILKETGEVRDRSNLSKEINQYISDHIGPIAKLDKIQFVSGLPKTRSGKIMRRILRKIAEGDFSNFGDTSTLLNPEIVEEIQKDRIA from the coding sequence ATGAGTTATTATAAAATTGAAAATTTAGAACAATATTTTAAACATTACAATAAGTCAATAAGGGAGCCAAGGAAGTTTTGGGGGAAGATTGCTGAAGAAAATTTTACCTGGTACCAACAATGGGAAAAAGTAGTTGATTTTAATATGGCCGATGCTGAAGTAAAATGGTTTACAGAGGCAAAAGTTAACATTACAAAAAACTGCATTGATAGACATTTAAGTAAAAGAGGAGAAAAAACGGCTATTATTTTTGAACCGAACGATCCTTCTGAAGATGCTTTACATATAACGTATAACGAATTATACGAAAGAGTTTCGAAAATGGCGAATGTTTTGCGTGAGCAAGGTGTTCGTAAAGGTGATAGAGTTTGTATCTATTTACCAATGATTCCGGAATTGGCTGTTTCTGTATTGGCATGTGCCAGAATTGGAGCTATTCACTCTGTTATTTTTGCAGGATTTTCTGCTTCGGCGGTTTCTGCCAGAATCAATGATTGCGAATGTAAAATGGTAATTACTGCTGATGGAGGTTACAGAGGAAATAAAACAATTGATTTAAAGGGAATTGTAGACGAGGCATTAGATACTTGTTCTTCAGTTTCTAAGGTTTTGGTTGTAAAAAGAACTTATACCACAATAAAAATGAAAGACGGTCGTGACCAGTGGTTACAACCTTTATTAGATGAAGCTTTAGATAACAGTGTTGCTGAAATTATGGACGCTGAAGATCCGTTGTTTATTTTATATACTTCAGGGTCAACAGGAAAGCCTAAAGGAATGGTGCATACCACAGCGGGATACATGGTTTATACGGCTTATACGTTTAAAAATGTTTTTAGTCACGAAGAAAATGATATTTTCTGGTGTACGGCAGATATTGGTTGGATTACAGGTCACTCTTATATATTATACGGACCATTATTGAACGGTGGAACAACTGTAATTTTTGAAGGAGTTCCTTCTTATCCTGATTTTAGCCGTTTTTGGGATATTATCGAAAAACATAAAATCACACAATTCTACACAGCGCCAACAGCAATTCGTTCGTTAGCTAAAGAAAGTTTAGACTATATCCAGAAATATCCTCTAAAATCGCTTAAAGTTATCGGATCTGTTGGAGAACCAATCAACGAGGAAGCCTGGCACTGGTTTAATGACCACGTTGGTGACAAAAGATGTCCTGTGGTTGATACTTGGTGGCAAACAGAAACCGGTGGAATCATGATTTCTCCAATTGCTTTTGTAACGCCAACAAAACCAACTTATGCTACTTTGCCATTACCGGGAATTCAGCCTGTTTTAATGGATGAAAAACGCAATGAAATTGAAGGAAACCAAGTAGTAGGAAGTTTATGTATTAAATTTCCGTGGCCAGGAATCGCCAGAACTATTTGGGGCGATCATCAACGTTACAAAGACACTTATTTCTCTGCTTTCCCTGGAAAATATTTCACAGGAGATGGTGCATTAAGAGACGAAGTTGGATATTACAGAATCACCGGTAGGGTTGATGATGTTGTGATTGTTTCAGGTCATAATTTAGGAACAGCTCCTATCGAAGATGCTATTAATGAGCATCCTGCAGTTGCAGAATCTGCGATTGTTGGATTCCCACACGATATTAAAGGAAATGCTTTATATGGTTTTGTAATTCTAAAAGAAACTGGAGAAGTTAGAGACAGATCAAACTTAAGTAAAGAGATCAATCAATATATTTCTGATCACATTGGGCCAATTGCAAAACTGGACAAAATTCAGTTCGTTTCTGGTTTGCCAAAAACGCGTTCAGGAAAAATCATGCGTAGAATTTTACGTAAAATAGCTGAAGGAGATTTTTCTAATTTTGGAGATACTTCAACTTTATTGAATCCGGAAATTGTAGAAGAAATTCAGAAAGATAGAATTGCTTAA
- a CDS encoding GNAT family N-acetyltransferase → MNIRLISPADNLVMAGILRKSLEEFGLNIPGTAYFDESTDRLFESFQLKNSAYFVAEENGEILGGAGIYPTEGLPEDTVELVKMYMSASSRGKGIGKMLMLKCIEFAKSSNFKNIYLETMPELYAAVSAYEKLGFKSMNKPLGNTGHFSCTIWMLNELKEE, encoded by the coding sequence ATGAATATAAGGTTAATTTCTCCTGCTGACAATCTTGTGATGGCAGGTATATTGCGAAAAAGTTTAGAAGAGTTTGGGTTAAACATTCCGGGAACAGCTTATTTCGACGAAAGCACAGATAGATTATTTGAATCTTTTCAATTGAAAAACTCTGCCTATTTTGTTGCTGAAGAAAATGGTGAAATTTTAGGAGGCGCAGGAATTTATCCAACAGAAGGATTGCCTGAAGACACTGTAGAATTGGTCAAAATGTATATGTCGGCATCGAGTAGAGGTAAGGGGATTGGTAAAATGTTGATGCTGAAGTGTATTGAATTTGCTAAAAGTAGTAATTTCAAAAATATCTACTTAGAAACCATGCCGGAATTATACGCTGCGGTTTCTGCTTATGAAAAATTAGGTTTCAAATCAATGAATAAACCATTGGGTAATACCGGACATTTTTCCTGTACGATCTGGATGTTGAATGAATTAAAAGAAGAATAA
- the ilvB gene encoding biosynthetic-type acetolactate synthase large subunit has product MKISGAEAVIRCLLAEGVDLVYGYPGGAIMPVYDELYKFQDQLHHVLVRHEQGATHAAQGYARATGKVGVAIATSGPGATNLVTGIADAQIDSTPMVCITGQVGKHLLGSDAFQETDIIGISTPVTKWNYQVTEASEIPEIIAKAFYIARSGRPGPVLIDITKNAQFDEFEFSYEKCTGIRSYTPVPKLNVDKVAEAAALINSAKKPFIVFGQGIILGQAEEQLKALIEKSGIPAGWTILGLSALPTDHPLNVGMLGMHGNYGPNMLTNQCDVLIALGMRFDDRVTGSLKTYAKQAKVIHFEIDPAEVDKNVKTEVAVLGDVKEALNALLPLIEKNSHESWHNEFKELHKIEVETVINEELNPTNGKGISMGETMEMINKHSKGDAIIVSDVGQHQMFACRYAKFNSTKSNITSGGLGTMGFALPAAIGAKMGRPDREVVAIIGDGGFQMTIQELGTIFQTKVPVKIVILNNEFLGMVRQWQELFFDNRYASTNMINPNFVAIAEGYYIKSKKVTQREDLDAAVAEMMASKDSYFLEVMVEKENNVFPMIPTGACVSEIRLS; this is encoded by the coding sequence CGGATATCCCGGAGGAGCCATAATGCCTGTTTACGACGAATTATATAAATTTCAGGATCAATTACACCATGTTTTAGTACGTCACGAACAAGGTGCAACACATGCAGCTCAGGGATATGCAAGAGCTACAGGAAAAGTAGGTGTCGCAATTGCTACTTCCGGACCTGGAGCAACTAATTTAGTTACAGGAATTGCAGATGCTCAGATTGATTCAACGCCAATGGTTTGTATTACAGGCCAGGTAGGGAAACACTTACTGGGTTCTGATGCTTTTCAGGAAACTGATATTATCGGAATTTCGACTCCGGTGACTAAATGGAATTATCAGGTTACTGAGGCTTCAGAAATTCCTGAAATCATTGCAAAAGCATTTTATATTGCACGTTCCGGTCGTCCGGGGCCTGTATTGATTGATATTACTAAAAACGCTCAGTTTGATGAGTTCGAATTTAGTTATGAAAAATGTACAGGAATCAGAAGTTATACTCCAGTCCCTAAATTAAACGTAGATAAAGTAGCCGAAGCTGCTGCTTTAATCAATAGCGCTAAAAAACCATTTATCGTTTTTGGTCAGGGAATTATTCTTGGTCAGGCCGAAGAGCAGTTAAAAGCGCTTATCGAAAAGTCAGGAATTCCTGCAGGATGGACAATTTTAGGACTTTCGGCTTTACCAACAGATCATCCTTTAAACGTAGGAATGTTGGGGATGCATGGAAATTATGGACCAAACATGCTGACTAATCAATGTGATGTTCTAATTGCATTGGGAATGCGTTTTGATGACCGTGTAACCGGAAGTTTAAAAACGTATGCAAAACAAGCAAAAGTAATTCACTTTGAAATTGATCCTGCAGAAGTTGATAAAAACGTAAAAACAGAAGTAGCAGTTTTAGGAGATGTAAAAGAAGCGTTGAATGCTTTATTACCTCTAATCGAAAAGAATTCTCATGAATCATGGCACAATGAATTTAAGGAATTGCATAAAATCGAAGTAGAGACTGTTATAAACGAAGAGTTGAATCCAACAAATGGTAAAGGTATTTCGATGGGTGAAACCATGGAAATGATCAATAAACACTCAAAAGGTGATGCTATTATTGTTTCAGATGTTGGACAACACCAAATGTTTGCTTGTCGTTATGCTAAGTTTAATTCGACCAAAAGTAATATTACTTCAGGAGGTTTAGGAACTATGGGATTCGCCTTGCCAGCTGCAATTGGAGCTAAAATGGGAAGACCGGATCGTGAAGTGGTTGCTATTATTGGAGATGGTGGTTTTCAGATGACAATTCAGGAATTAGGAACTATTTTCCAGACAAAAGTGCCGGTAAAAATTGTCATCCTAAACAATGAATTCTTAGGAATGGTTCGCCAATGGCAGGAATTGTTTTTTGATAACAGATATGCTTCAACAAATATGATCAATCCAAATTTTGTTGCTATTGCTGAAGGATATTATATTAAATCTAAAAAAGTAACACAAAGAGAAGATCTTGATGCAGCTGTCGCAGAAATGATGGCTTCAAAAGATTCTTATTTCTTAGAAGTTATGGTTGAAAAAGAAAACAATGTTTTCCCAATGATTCCAACAGGAGCTTGTGTTTCTGAAATTAGATTAAGCTAA
- a CDS encoding DUF294 nucleotidyltransferase-like domain-containing protein has translation MNTIAEHIADFLKEYPPFDNLTFQELSDIATNIRVLNLEKHAVLFQINDLLHDSFYVVASGVINLTTIADAEETIINKCHEGDIFGLRPFFAKNNYMMTAKAREESIVYAIPIAVFRPFVANNSDVLNFLLENFAINSRHAKDNVNSNGKLISDTAFYVDQQSEMQYIQSLAYNNSPLTTESNRIIKDVAILMTESMVDNIVICEKNNPIGIVTNADLSSKIATGRYPITETIDKIMSSPVVTVIENVSLAEAQLLMLKNNVTHLCVTKDGTSKSAVKGIISEHDLIVAQASNPGVLIKEIKRSQLPKDLKQIRDRLSDLIQNSIQKNIPISHISNIASEINLAIIKRAVELSILDLGSPPARFAWLSIGSQGRKEQLLLTDQDSILIFEDVAPEKYREVKDYFLRLAKRTTSILEKVGYEYCPNGHMGSNMLWCKSLTDWTKQYNSWMNTPGENSNDLSSIFFDYEIVFGEPKIEEVIENVIFKNAVNNTLFFDFLGNDALKRNSPLSFFKKFIVEEEGPHKTKFDIKTRALMPLIDAARLLILNANIKGIKNTYLRFKQLAITDSKNAEIYLSCAEAFLTLSKFRTVEGLKNDDSGQYINLREMSKTDKEKLKNALTPMKDLEELIKSKFQLTQFS, from the coding sequence ATGAATACAATTGCTGAGCATATTGCAGATTTTTTAAAAGAATACCCGCCATTTGATAATTTAACTTTTCAGGAATTATCTGATATTGCTACCAATATTCGTGTTCTCAATTTAGAAAAACACGCTGTACTTTTTCAAATAAATGATTTGCTGCATGATAGCTTTTATGTAGTGGCTTCTGGTGTTATAAATTTAACAACAATTGCTGATGCTGAAGAAACTATTATAAACAAATGCCATGAAGGCGATATTTTTGGTTTACGTCCGTTTTTTGCCAAAAACAACTATATGATGACAGCCAAAGCACGTGAAGAAAGTATTGTTTATGCTATCCCGATTGCTGTTTTCAGACCTTTTGTAGCAAATAATTCAGACGTTTTAAACTTTTTACTAGAGAATTTCGCTATCAATTCAAGACATGCGAAAGACAATGTAAATTCTAACGGAAAACTGATTTCTGATACTGCTTTTTACGTAGATCAGCAATCAGAAATGCAATATATTCAGTCACTTGCGTATAATAATTCGCCATTAACCACTGAATCTAATCGTATCATCAAAGATGTTGCGATATTGATGACAGAATCAATGGTAGATAACATTGTGATTTGCGAAAAAAATAACCCGATTGGTATTGTAACAAATGCCGATTTATCTTCTAAAATTGCGACAGGCCGCTATCCTATTACCGAAACAATTGATAAGATCATGTCTTCGCCCGTTGTTACTGTGATCGAAAATGTTTCTCTGGCAGAAGCGCAATTGCTTATGCTTAAAAATAATGTCACGCATTTATGTGTTACCAAAGACGGTACAAGTAAATCTGCTGTAAAAGGAATTATTTCTGAGCACGATTTAATTGTGGCTCAAGCTAGTAACCCTGGTGTTTTAATTAAAGAAATTAAACGTTCTCAGCTTCCAAAAGACTTAAAACAAATACGCGATCGTTTGTCTGATTTGATTCAGAACTCGATTCAGAAGAATATTCCGATTTCACATATTAGCAATATTGCGAGCGAAATTAATCTGGCGATCATAAAACGCGCTGTTGAGCTTTCTATTTTAGATTTAGGCTCACCTCCTGCTCGTTTTGCATGGTTAAGCATTGGTAGTCAAGGCCGTAAAGAACAATTGTTACTGACAGACCAGGATAGTATTCTTATTTTTGAAGATGTTGCTCCTGAAAAATACAGAGAAGTAAAAGATTACTTTTTAAGGCTGGCCAAAAGAACGACTTCTATCTTAGAAAAAGTAGGTTACGAATATTGCCCAAATGGACATATGGGAAGTAATATGTTATGGTGTAAATCATTGACAGACTGGACAAAACAGTACAATAGCTGGATGAATACTCCAGGTGAAAACAGCAATGATTTAAGTAGCATTTTCTTTGATTATGAAATTGTTTTTGGAGAACCAAAAATCGAAGAAGTAATAGAAAATGTCATTTTCAAGAATGCTGTAAATAACACCTTATTCTTCGACTTTTTAGGTAACGATGCTTTAAAAAGAAATTCTCCTTTGAGTTTCTTCAAAAAATTTATTGTAGAGGAAGAAGGCCCGCATAAAACAAAATTTGATATTAAAACCCGTGCATTAATGCCATTAATTGATGCTGCACGTTTGTTAATTTTGAATGCTAATATCAAAGGAATCAAAAATACTTATTTAAGATTCAAACAATTAGCTATAACTGATTCTAAAAATGCCGAAATTTATCTGAGCTGCGCCGAAGCTTTTTTAACATTATCAAAATTTAGAACTGTTGAAGGATTAAAGAATGATGACTCAGGACAATATATCAATTTGCGAGAAATGTCTAAAACAGACAAAGAAAAGTTAAAAAATGCCTTAACCCCAATGAAAGACCTTGAGGAACTGATTAAGAGTAAATTTCAACTTACACAATTCTCATAA
- a CDS encoding 3'-5' exonuclease, with the protein MLDWIKNINKEYPDFWKEYLTKFETKPNRFVVLSTETSGLNPNKDVILSLGAFSVIDDGIVIKDNFEAVLLQYKFLQDNGLSNEFIIESKMLKMPEPDAIEAFVNFIGNSILVGHHINFDIEMLNAALERLDCGRLKNEALDIDMMYRKLMDINDKQFSLDDLSEIYKIPKSDRNSSSEDAYKIALLFLKLKSRLGIK; encoded by the coding sequence ATGCTAGACTGGATTAAAAATATCAATAAAGAATATCCGGATTTCTGGAAAGAATACCTGACTAAATTCGAAACAAAACCAAATCGATTTGTAGTTTTATCTACTGAAACTTCTGGGTTAAACCCCAATAAAGATGTTATTTTATCTTTGGGTGCTTTTTCAGTAATCGATGATGGAATTGTGATCAAAGATAATTTCGAAGCTGTTTTACTGCAATACAAATTTTTGCAGGACAATGGTCTTTCGAATGAGTTTATCATTGAAAGCAAAATGCTCAAAATGCCTGAACCAGATGCTATTGAGGCATTTGTGAATTTTATAGGTAATTCTATTTTAGTTGGTCATCACATTAATTTTGATATCGAAATGCTAAATGCTGCATTAGAACGCCTGGATTGTGGACGACTTAAAAATGAAGCATTGGATATTGATATGATGTACAGAAAATTAATGGATATTAATGACAAACAATTTTCTCTGGATGATTTAAGCGAAATTTATAAAATTCCTAAAAGCGATAGAAACTCATCATCTGAAGATGCATACAAAATTGCACTTTTGTTTTTGAAATTAAAGTCAAGATTGGGAATTAAATAA
- a CDS encoding multidrug effflux MFS transporter: MTTKKYIKLILILGSLTALGPFSIDMYLPGFSGIAKDLNTTVAKVSMSLSSYFIGISAGQLLYGPLLDRFGRKKPLFIGLLVYIIASLGCVYVADIDSFILLRFVQAIGSCAATVASVAMVRDLFPVKDIPKVFSLLMLVLGLSPMLAPTIGGYVTEDYGWHTVFFILMCMGIAILIAAQVGLPNSYKPDTSISLKPKPIISNFLKVLKEPQFFTYAFTGSISFSGLFTYVAASPIIFMDIYHVDAKTYGWIFAFMSVSFIGSSQLNSVLLKKFSSEQMIFGALITQSVIAIVFLVLAVNNLLGLYETIAMLFLFLGCLGISNPNTAGLTMAPFAKNAGSASALMGAIQLGLGALASFAVGVFVKDSVAPMVLIMTSTTIIAFIVLNIGKRFIKEKVEVSKDDDVLVGH; this comes from the coding sequence ATGACAACAAAAAAATATATTAAACTCATTCTGATTTTAGGTTCTTTAACAGCACTTGGTCCTTTTTCGATCGACATGTATTTGCCGGGCTTCTCTGGCATTGCTAAAGATCTAAATACCACTGTTGCAAAAGTTTCGATGAGTTTATCGAGTTATTTTATCGGAATTTCAGCCGGACAATTGCTTTACGGGCCTTTATTGGACCGTTTTGGACGCAAAAAACCGTTGTTTATTGGTCTTTTAGTTTACATAATAGCTTCATTAGGTTGTGTTTATGTAGCAGATATTGATTCTTTTATCCTTTTACGATTTGTTCAGGCAATTGGTAGTTGTGCAGCAACAGTAGCTTCTGTAGCCATGGTGAGAGATTTGTTTCCGGTAAAAGATATTCCAAAAGTTTTCTCTTTATTAATGCTGGTTTTGGGGCTTTCGCCGATGTTGGCACCAACAATTGGTGGTTATGTTACAGAAGATTATGGATGGCATACCGTATTTTTTATCCTAATGTGTATGGGAATCGCTATTTTAATTGCTGCCCAGGTCGGTTTGCCAAACAGCTATAAACCTGATACTTCGATCTCATTAAAACCAAAACCAATCATTTCGAACTTTTTAAAAGTATTAAAAGAACCTCAGTTTTTTACTTATGCCTTTACAGGATCTATTTCTTTTTCAGGCTTATTTACTTACGTAGCGGCCTCCCCTATAATTTTTATGGATATCTATCATGTAGATGCTAAAACCTACGGATGGATTTTTGCTTTTATGTCGGTAAGTTTTATTGGTTCAAGTCAATTGAATTCCGTTTTATTGAAGAAATTTTCAAGTGAGCAAATGATTTTTGGCGCATTAATTACACAATCTGTAATTGCCATCGTTTTTCTGGTGCTGGCTGTCAATAATTTATTAGGATTATACGAAACAATCGCCATGCTTTTCTTGTTTTTGGGATGTTTAGGAATTTCAAACCCAAATACAGCCGGACTTACAATGGCGCCTTTTGCTAAAAACGCCGGAAGTGCTTCCGCTTTAATGGGAGCTATTCAGTTAGGATTAGGGGCTTTAGCATCATTTGCTGTTGGTGTTTTTGTAAAAGATTCTGTAGCGCCAATGGTTCTTATTATGACATCGACAACGATTATCGCCTTTATAGTTTTAAATATCGGTAAACGTTTTATTAAAGAAAAAGTTGAAGTTTCTAAAGATGATGATGTTTTGGTGGGACATTAA